One stretch of Kogia breviceps isolate mKogBre1 chromosome 18, mKogBre1 haplotype 1, whole genome shotgun sequence DNA includes these proteins:
- the CPT1C gene encoding palmitoyl thioesterase CPT1C isoform X2 encodes MAEAHQAVGFRPSLTSDAGEVELSAPMLQEIYLSGLRSWKRHLSRFWNDFLTGVFPASPLSWLFLFSAIQLAWFLQLDPSLGLMEKIKELLPDWGGQHHRLRGVLAAALFASCLWGALIFTLHVALRLLLSYHGWLLQPHGTMSSRTKTWLALVRIFSGRHPMLFSYQRSLPHQPVPSVQDTVRKYLESVRPVLSDEDFDWTAALAREFLRLQASLLQWYLQLKSWWASNYVSDWWEEFVYLRSRNSLMDFLYVTPTPVQAARAGNAVHALLLYRHRLNRQEILPTLLMGMRPLCSAQYEKIFNTTRIPGVHKDHIRHLRDSRHVAVFHRGRFFRVGTHSQSGLLSPRALEQQFQRILDDPSPACPHEEHLAALTAAPRDMWAHVRRSLKTQAQEALEAVEGAAFFVSLDSEPAGLTREDPAASLDAYAHALLAGRGHDRWFDKSFSLIVFSNGKLGLSVEHSWADCPISGHMWEFTLATECFQLGYSADGHCKGHPDPSLPQPQRLHWDLPDKIHLSISLALRGAKTLSGNIDCHVFPFSHFGKSFIKRCHLSSDGFIQMALQLAYFRDRGQFCLTYESTVTRLFLEGRTETVRSCTREACNFVRAMEDKEKTDSQCLALLRLAVDKHQALLKAAMSGQGVDRHLFALYIVSQFLHLQSPFLDQVHSEQWQLAASQIPVQQIHLFDVHSYPDYVSSGGGFGPADDHGYGVSYIFMGDDGITFHISSKKSSTRTDSHRLGQHIEGALLDVAALFQEGQRLKRRGLGEEDSEHSRDSLPCHTRGSRAPTTATNF; translated from the exons AACGATTTTCTCACAGGTGTGTTCCCTGCTAGCCCCCTCAGCTGGCTGTTCCTCTTCAGTGCAATCCAGcttgcctggttcctccagctggATCCTTCCTTAGGACTGATGGAGAAAATCAAAGAGTTGCTGCCAGACTG gggtgGACAGCATCACAGGCTTCGGGGGGTCCTGGCGGCCGCGCTGTTTGCTTCGTGTCTGTGGGGAGCTCTGATCTTCACGCTTCATGTGGCCCTGAGGCTACTTCTGTCCTACCACGGCTGGCTCCTCCAACCCCACGGAACCATGTCCTCACGCACCAAGACCTGGCTG GCCCTGGTTCGCATCTTCTCCGGCCGCCACCCAATGCTCTTCAGTTACCAACGCTCCCTGCCGCATCAGCCTGTGCCCTCCGTGCAGGACACCGTGCGCAAG TATCTGGAGTCTGTCCGACCCGTCCTCTCCGACGAGGACTTCGACTGGACCGCGGCCCTAGCACGGGAATTCCTGAGGCTGCAGGCGTCACTGCTGCAGTGGTACCTTCAGCTCAAGTCCTGGTGGGCGTCCAATTAC GTCAGTGACTGGTGGGAGGAATTTGTGTACCTGCGCTCCCGGAACTCACTGATG GACTTCCTGTATGTCACGCCCACTCCCGTGCAGGCCGCCCGTGCGGGGAACGCGGTCCACGCCCTCCTCCTGTACCGCCACCGCCTGAACCGCCAGGAGATCCTGCCG actttgctgatgggaatgcgGCCCTTGTGCTCTGCCCAGTATGAGAAGATATTCAACACCACGCGAATTCCCGGGGTCCACAAAG ACCACATCCGCCACCTCCGTGACAGCAGACACGTGGCCGTCTTCCACCGGGGCCGATTCTTCCGCGTGGGGACCCACTCCCAAAGCGGCCTCCTTTCCCCGCGGGCCCTGGAGCAGCAGTTCCAGCGAATCCTGGACGACCCCTCTCCTGCCTGCCCCCACGAGGAGCATCTGGCGGCCTTGACTGCTGCTCCGAG GGACATGTGGGCCCACGTGCGGAGGTCCCTGAAGACCCAGGCCCAGGAGGCCCTGGAGGCCGTCGAAGGGGCTGCTTTCTTTGTATCACTTGACTCTGAGCCCGCGGGGCTCACCAGGGAGGACCCCGCAGCTTCCTTAGACGCCTACGCCCACGCCCTGCTGGCCGGCAGGGGCCACGACCG CTGGTTTGACAAATCCTTCTCCTTAATCGTCTTCTCCAACGGGAAGTTGGGCCTCAGCGTGGAGCACTCGTGGGCCGACTGCCCCATCTCGGGACACATGTGGGAG TTCACTCTGGCCACAGAATGCTTTCAGCTGGGCTACTCGGCAGATGGTCACTGCAAGGGTCACCCTGACCCCTCACTGCCCCAGCCCCAGCGGCTGCACTGGGACCTTCCAGACAAG atccatctatccatctctcTAGCCCTGAGGGGAGCCAAGACCTTGTCTGGAAACATCGACTGCCACGTCTTCCCCTTCTCCCACTTCGGCAAGAGCTTCATCAAACGCTGCCACCTCTCTTCAGACGGCTTCATCCAGATGGCCTTGCAGCTGGCCTACTTTCGG GACAGGGGTCAATTCTGCCTGACTTATGAGTCGACCGTGACTCGCTTGTTCCTGGAAGGGCGGACAGAGACGGTGCGTTCTTGCACGAGGGAGGCCTGCAACTTTGTGAGAGCCATGGAGGACAAAGAGAAGACA GACTCACAGTGCCTCGCCCTGCTCCGCTTGGCGGTGGACAAGCACCAAGCTCTGCTGAAGGCAGCGATGAGTGGACAGGGGGTCGACCGCCACCTCTTTGCTCTCTACATCGTGTCCCAATTCCTCCACCTGCAGTCTCCCTTCCTGGACCAG GTTCACTCGGAGCAGTGGCAGCTGGCCGCCAGCCAGATTCCTGTTCAGCAAATCCACCTGTTCGACGTCCACAGTTACCCCGACTACGTTTCCTCTGGTGGTGGATTCGGGCCT GCTGATGACCACGGTTACGGTGTCTCCTACATCTTCATGGGGGACGATGGGATCACCTTCCACATCTCCAGCAAAAAATCAAGCACAAGAACG GACTCCCACCGGCTGGGGCAGCACATCGAGGGTGCATTGTTGGACGTGGCCGCCCTTTTCCAGGAGGGGCAGCGTCTTAAGCGCAGAGGGTTAGGGGAGGAGGACTCAGAGCACAGCCGTGACTCTCTCCCCTGCCATACCAGGGGCTCCAGGGCACCCACGACCGCCACTAACTTTTGA
- the CPT1C gene encoding palmitoyl thioesterase CPT1C isoform X5 encodes MAEAHQAVGFRPSLTSDAGEVELSAPMLQEIYLSGLRSWKRHLSRFWNDFLTGVFPASPLSWLFLFSAIQLAWFLQLDPSLGLMEKIKELLPDWGGQHHRLRGVLAAALFASCLWGALIFTLHVALRLLLSYHGWLLQPHGTMSSRTKTWLALVRIFSGRHPMLFSYQRSLPHQPVPSVQDTVRKYLESVRPVLSDEDFDWTAALAREFLRLQASLLQWYLQLKSWWASNYVSDWWEEFVYLRSRNSLMDFLYVTPTPVQAARAGNAVHALLLYRHRLNRQEILPTLLMGMRPLCSAQYEKIFNTTRIPGVHKDHIRHLRDSRHVAVFHRGRFFRVGTHSQSGLLSPRALEQQFQRILDDPSPACPHEEHLAALTAAPRDMWAHVRRSLKTQAQEALEAVEGAAFFVSLDSEPAGLTREDPAASLDAYAHALLAGRGHDRWFDKSFSLIVFSNGKLGLSVEHSWADCPISGHMWEIHLSISLALRGAKTLSGNIDCHVFPFSHFGKSFIKRCHLSSDGFIQMALQLAYFRDRGQFCLTYESTVTRLFLEGRTETVRSCTREACNFVRAMEDKEKTDSQCLALLRLAVDKHQALLKAAMSGQGVDRHLFALYIVSQFLHLQSPFLDQVHSEQWQLAASQIPVQQIHLFDVHSYPDYVSSGGGFGPADDHGYGVSYIFMGDDGITFHISSKKSSTRTDSHRLGQHIEGALLDVAALFQEGQRLKRRGLGEEDSEHSRDSLPCHTRGSRAPTTATNF; translated from the exons AACGATTTTCTCACAGGTGTGTTCCCTGCTAGCCCCCTCAGCTGGCTGTTCCTCTTCAGTGCAATCCAGcttgcctggttcctccagctggATCCTTCCTTAGGACTGATGGAGAAAATCAAAGAGTTGCTGCCAGACTG gggtgGACAGCATCACAGGCTTCGGGGGGTCCTGGCGGCCGCGCTGTTTGCTTCGTGTCTGTGGGGAGCTCTGATCTTCACGCTTCATGTGGCCCTGAGGCTACTTCTGTCCTACCACGGCTGGCTCCTCCAACCCCACGGAACCATGTCCTCACGCACCAAGACCTGGCTG GCCCTGGTTCGCATCTTCTCCGGCCGCCACCCAATGCTCTTCAGTTACCAACGCTCCCTGCCGCATCAGCCTGTGCCCTCCGTGCAGGACACCGTGCGCAAG TATCTGGAGTCTGTCCGACCCGTCCTCTCCGACGAGGACTTCGACTGGACCGCGGCCCTAGCACGGGAATTCCTGAGGCTGCAGGCGTCACTGCTGCAGTGGTACCTTCAGCTCAAGTCCTGGTGGGCGTCCAATTAC GTCAGTGACTGGTGGGAGGAATTTGTGTACCTGCGCTCCCGGAACTCACTGATG GACTTCCTGTATGTCACGCCCACTCCCGTGCAGGCCGCCCGTGCGGGGAACGCGGTCCACGCCCTCCTCCTGTACCGCCACCGCCTGAACCGCCAGGAGATCCTGCCG actttgctgatgggaatgcgGCCCTTGTGCTCTGCCCAGTATGAGAAGATATTCAACACCACGCGAATTCCCGGGGTCCACAAAG ACCACATCCGCCACCTCCGTGACAGCAGACACGTGGCCGTCTTCCACCGGGGCCGATTCTTCCGCGTGGGGACCCACTCCCAAAGCGGCCTCCTTTCCCCGCGGGCCCTGGAGCAGCAGTTCCAGCGAATCCTGGACGACCCCTCTCCTGCCTGCCCCCACGAGGAGCATCTGGCGGCCTTGACTGCTGCTCCGAG GGACATGTGGGCCCACGTGCGGAGGTCCCTGAAGACCCAGGCCCAGGAGGCCCTGGAGGCCGTCGAAGGGGCTGCTTTCTTTGTATCACTTGACTCTGAGCCCGCGGGGCTCACCAGGGAGGACCCCGCAGCTTCCTTAGACGCCTACGCCCACGCCCTGCTGGCCGGCAGGGGCCACGACCG CTGGTTTGACAAATCCTTCTCCTTAATCGTCTTCTCCAACGGGAAGTTGGGCCTCAGCGTGGAGCACTCGTGGGCCGACTGCCCCATCTCGGGACACATGTGGGAG atccatctatccatctctcTAGCCCTGAGGGGAGCCAAGACCTTGTCTGGAAACATCGACTGCCACGTCTTCCCCTTCTCCCACTTCGGCAAGAGCTTCATCAAACGCTGCCACCTCTCTTCAGACGGCTTCATCCAGATGGCCTTGCAGCTGGCCTACTTTCGG GACAGGGGTCAATTCTGCCTGACTTATGAGTCGACCGTGACTCGCTTGTTCCTGGAAGGGCGGACAGAGACGGTGCGTTCTTGCACGAGGGAGGCCTGCAACTTTGTGAGAGCCATGGAGGACAAAGAGAAGACA GACTCACAGTGCCTCGCCCTGCTCCGCTTGGCGGTGGACAAGCACCAAGCTCTGCTGAAGGCAGCGATGAGTGGACAGGGGGTCGACCGCCACCTCTTTGCTCTCTACATCGTGTCCCAATTCCTCCACCTGCAGTCTCCCTTCCTGGACCAG GTTCACTCGGAGCAGTGGCAGCTGGCCGCCAGCCAGATTCCTGTTCAGCAAATCCACCTGTTCGACGTCCACAGTTACCCCGACTACGTTTCCTCTGGTGGTGGATTCGGGCCT GCTGATGACCACGGTTACGGTGTCTCCTACATCTTCATGGGGGACGATGGGATCACCTTCCACATCTCCAGCAAAAAATCAAGCACAAGAACG GACTCCCACCGGCTGGGGCAGCACATCGAGGGTGCATTGTTGGACGTGGCCGCCCTTTTCCAGGAGGGGCAGCGTCTTAAGCGCAGAGGGTTAGGGGAGGAGGACTCAGAGCACAGCCGTGACTCTCTCCCCTGCCATACCAGGGGCTCCAGGGCACCCACGACCGCCACTAACTTTTGA